From the Bacteroidia bacterium genome, the window CAAATTTTATACAAACACCAGATAAACTAAGTACGCCAAAAACCCGAGTATTAAAACCTCTTCAGCAAAGAACAACAGCAAGGTGTTTTTCTTGCCAAACAAAGATTTTTTAAAATAGCGCGAGCGAAAGCTGCTTTCTTCCTGTGTGTGGTCGTAGGTGATAATGGGATCGTTGTTCATCATAGTCATAAGAATTTGCAGGCAATTTATATCTGCACTTTGCCGGAATGGGATAAAAAATGAATTTCTGTTTAAGATGTAAGAAATTCAGAAAAGTATTTAGTTTTAAATTGTCCTTTTTTTGTGCTGCGCTAATTTTTCAGAGGTAAAAACAATTTAACAAATAAAAAACCGTGCTTTAAATAGGTTGAAAGAATAAGTGCTACAATGGAGGTTTTGTGGTTCAGATTTTAAAATCTTCAACGGAAAGCCACTTATTGCACAAAAATAATTCGTCATCAATGTGGTTTGAACAGATAAAAATCAACCTGCCTTCTGAATGTGTTTTTAAAAATTGCTGATACCATGCAATGTTTTGCTTGTCGAGGTTGGTGCAGGGTTCATCTAATAATAAAAGTGGAGTGTCTGATGCAATGGCAAGCAGTAATTTGGTTCGCTGTTTCATGCCCGAAGAAAATTCACTCAGTAATTTATTTCTATGAGTTTCAAGACCAGATTCATTAATGATGGAGGATATATTAAATGAAGGCTTTAGGTTTTTAAACCGGAAATAATAACGTATCATTTCCTCTAAAGTAAAATCTTCAATGAGCATCAAGTAGGGTGAGGCTATTGAAAGATAGCGATAAACAGAATCTGCTTCTATTTTTTTATCATGCTCATTCCACTCAATTTTTCCCTCATTAGGTGAAACATAGCCTGAAATAACCTGAAGTAATGTTGATTTGCCTGAGCCGTTTTTGCCTGTTATACCAATAACGTCACCTGAAGAAAACGAAGCTGAGCATTTTCTGAAAATCCAGTGCTGTTTGAATTTTTTTCCGGCTTCAGTTAAGTTGACAGTAAACACGATGTGATTATTTATTGTTCAACTATTCATCATCGCTGTCTGATGGTGTAAAACCACGCATCAAACCTTTTGGCGAGTTATGAATGAATTCAACAATCTGACCTCGCAGTGTACTTTCAGGAATTTCTTTTTCAATTTCTGTAAGTGCTTTTTTAATATTGCTATTCTGAACAAAAAGTATGCGATAGATATCCTGAATTTGATTGATATCTTCGTTAGAGAAGCCTCTGCGTCTGAGTCCAATATTATTTATGCCGATATAAGAAAGTGGCTCGCGTGCTGCCTTGGTAAAGGGTGGAACATTTTTTCGCACTAATGATCCTCCTGCAATAAAACTATGTGAACCTATATGAACAAACTGCTGCACTGCAACCAAGCCTTCTAATATTGCCCAATCATCAATTAATACATGTCCTGCAAGGGTAACATTGTTTGCCATGATAATATTATTACCCAACTGACAATCGTGTGCAATATGTGCATAGGCCATCACCAAACAGTTGCTGCCTAAGGTGGTTTTCATTTTGTCTGTTGTTCCTTTATTCATGGTAACAAACTCACGAATGGTGGTGTTGTCACCAATTTCTGCTGTTGTCTGTTCGCCTTTATATTTTAAATCCTGCGGAATAGCAGAAATTACAGCACCCGGAAAAATGCGACAGTTGTTGCCGATTCTTGCTCCATCATAAATTGTTACATTAGATGCTATCCATGTGTTATCGCCAATAACAACATCATCATAAATCATTGTAAAAGGTTCAATGGTTACGTTGTTGCCGATTTTCGCTTTAGGACTGACTACTGCAAGTGGCGATATCATGATTTTTTTACAATTTGAGCCATCATTTCTGCTTCCATAACTACTTTGTCGCCAACAAATGCTTGTCCGCCCATGTGACAGAGACCACGTCTGATGGGTGAAATTAAATCGAGTTTAAAGACAACAGTATCGCCAGGTTTAACCATATTCTTAAAACGTGCCGATTCTATTTTTAAAAAGTAAGTCCAGTAATTTCCCGGATCAGGAACAGTATTGAGAACAAGAATACCCCCTGTTTGTGCCATAGCTTCAATAAGTAATACACCGGGCATTACAGGATTTCCAGGAAAGTGACCTTGAAAAAACCATTCATTGGCAGTAACATTCTTTACACCTACAACACCTGTTTCAGTCAGCTCAGTGATTTTATCAATCATCAAAAACGGGAAACGATGTGGCAGGAAAGATTCAATTCTGTTGATGTCGAATAGTGCCGGTTTATTTGGGTCAATGATTGGTGCTTTAAGGCGCGATTTGTCTTTGCGAATAATTTCTTTAAACTGCTTGGCAAAGGCTACGTTGGCTGCATGTCCGGGGCGTGCTGCCAGAATATGCCCTTTCAGATGAACACCCAGCAATGCAAAATCGCCAACAATATCTAACAGTTTGTGTCGGGCAGGCTCATTCTGAAAATGCAGTTCTATATTATTTAGAATTCCTTTGTGTTTAATCTCAACTTTTGGTTTCTTGAATAAGGTAGCTAGTTCGTCTAACTTGTCTTGTTTTATTTCGCGGTCAACAATTACGATGGCATTGTTAAGGTCGCCACCTTTTATTAAGTCATGCTTAAGCAGCATTTCAAGTTCATGTAAGAATACAAACGTTCTGCATTTTGAGATCTCATCTTTAAACTCGGTAATTTTATGCATTTGTGCATGTTGTGTTCCTAGCACCGGTGAATTGTAATCTACCATTACAGTAATCCGATAGTCGGGGCTTGGCACAGCAAGCATTTCAACATTGCGGGCAGGCTCTTCGTAGGTGAGGTTTTCTGTTATAACAAAATAGCTACGTGTAGCTTCTTGCTCACGTAATCCTGCTTTTTGAATAGCATCTACAAAAGGAAAGGCACTACCGTCAAGAATAGGTACTTCGGGACCGTCAATTTCAATAAGCACATTATCTATTTCCATGCCTACCAGTGCGGCTAAAACATGTTCAGTTGTGCTCACCTTTACACCGTTAGCACTCAGTGTTGTTCCGCGTGATGTATCCACAACATTGTCCACATCGGCATCAATAACAGGTTGTCCACTTACATCTGTACGTTTAAACTTATATCCATGATTTTCCGGTGCAGGTTTCAAGGTCAGCCTGGCATTTATACCGGTGTGCAACCCCGGCCCTTCTACAGTTATTTCTTCTTTTAAAGTAACTTGTTTTACACTCATGATTTGTTTTCAGCAGGGTTTAGACTACCTGTCTTTTTTTCTAACTCGTTAATTTTTCTTTCTATTTGAGGCAATTTTTTAAACACAACATAGGTTCGTTTATAGTCGCTGATGTTAAATGCCGGTGAACCTTGCACAATTTCGTTTGGCGAAGTGATGCTGGTTCCGATACCGGACTGTGCAGCAATTTTTACACCATCTGCAATAGTTAAATGTCCGATGATGCCTACCTGTCCGCCAATCATACAATTTTTTCCGATTTTGGTTGAGCCCGCTATTCCTGTTTGTGCAGCAATAACTGTGTTTTCACCAATTTCAACATTGTGTGCTATCTGTATCAGATTATCTAACTTAACACCTTTGTGTATGACAGTTGATCCTAAGGTAGCACGATCAATAGTTGTTCCTGCACCGATTTCTACATGGTCGTGAATAACTACATTACCTATCTGTGGAACTTTTTTATAGTTGTTGTTTTCGTTGGGTGCAAAACCAAAACCATCGGCACCAATAATTACACCTGAGTGGATATTGACATGCGAGCCTATCTGACAAAAAGAATAAACACTAACACCGGGAAATAAAGTTGTATTATCACCAATGATTACATGATCACCAATATAACAATGCGGATAAATTTTTACGTTTTTACCAATTACAGCATTCTTGCCAATATAGGCAAAAGCACCAATATAACCTTGTTCTCCAACAGTTGCCGAAGCGTCAATATAAGAAGGAGATTCAACACCTTGTTTATCGTTAACTATCTGATTGTAAATTTCAAGCAAAGACGCAAAACTTTTGTAGGCATCCTCAACTCTGATGAGGGTTGCACTAATTGCATTTTCAGCCACAAAGTCTTTATTTACAATAACAACAGATGCCTTGGTATCGTAAATATATGGTGCGTATTTTGGATTTGATAAAAAAGATAGCGTTCCAGGTTTGCCTTCTTCAATTTTAGACAAAGCATTAACTTCGGCATTGTGGTTCCCCTCTATAGTGCCTTTGAGGAGGTCTGCTATTTGTTTGGCGGTAAACTTCATTTGTTGCTCAATAAATTCCGGAATTGGTGCAATGTGTGCAAATGTACAAATGAGAAGGGGATATACAAACCCAACGTATAAATACTATTCAACTAAAAAACAATGCTAAAACAATGGTTGGCAGGAGTATGGCCAAGTTAAGGATTTGTAGGCGCTGAAATTTGATGCAGGTTAAGGATTTATTGCCTCTTGGCATTCTGGCTTTGTAAAACAGCGGTTAGTCCGGCAAACATCCAGGCATTGCTCCAGCGCATAAATGATGTCTTTTCTGTATGGTTTTTGTATTTTCTGAAATAAAAGTAGCCCTTTGGATGTTGCATGTTTTCAATCATATATTCTGCAACTTTAATAGAAAGGGTATGCTCATTAAATCGTGTTAATGTCAGAAGAGATTGCGCTGCTGCAGTACAATCAACCGGAAAAACATTGTTATTATAGAATTTTGGAATTCTACCTTCAAGAAAAAAGTTATTGGTGTAAAATTTTTTTCCGGCTTCAAGGTTTTTATCATAGGTTTTATCCTCACAGTGTAAAATATATTCATGTAAACAATCTAAAACATAGCCGGTGTGGTAATTGTCAATCCACGTTCCAGCATCACTTGTTGAATATATCCATGCACCATCTGCACGCTGATGTTTCATGACAAAAGCAACAGATTCTGCTGCTGCCATTTTTATTGTTTCATCTTTTGTTTCCGAATAAACCTGAGCCAACAAGCGAGTGCCTTTCATACTTGCATTAAATACTACCTGATTATCGAAAGGCGAATAAGAAAAACAAAAAAGACCATCTGCATCGGCTGTACGGTTTAAATCTTTCATCACAAAATCTGCTGCGCTTTTACAAAGTTGAAACGCTTTTTGATTTCCTGTTTGTTTATATGCGATAAAAAGTGCATTAGTAATTATTCCAGTTGCAACAACAGTTGGTTGATATGCAGGAATGTTAGCATATCGTGCTTCCCAGTCAAAATCATATCCCCAACATGCGCCATGAAATCCTTTCGGAATAAGTTTTTCAAGTTCGTCAATCAGTTTGGAAATATTTTGGTTGAGAATATTTTTTTCTTGTGGATTAATGTTGATTAGTTGCGCATAAGCCTGAATACAAAGACCAAGAGTTACAGGATTCAGCCCTTTTGGGACAAATAATATTGACCTCAGGTTAAAAGGCGATCGTTTAACAAGTTGTTGTGCTCCAAAACGCATTAGCTTGTTTTTGTTCAGCAATGGTAATTTAAACAGCGGAGATTTTAATGCATCGTAAGGGTCGTATCCTTTGTAGTGATGCGACTCAATATATTTTCGTAGCCGGGATGTTGCCGCTTCAATGGTTGTGGATGCATCCATTGAATTAAAGAATTATTCTTTCGCCATTGGAGGCAATGCTTTGTAATGCACGGAATGTTGCCAGCGTACTTAAAACCGTTTCTTCAAAAGGTATAGGTGCAGGTTTTCCCTGAAGAATACTTTCTACAAAAGCTTTCACTTCGTTCTGATGACCTTTGTCCTGATTGCCTGTATATTTTTTTTCTGACTTACCGGATACTGTCAGTGTTTTAAAGTCGTCAAGTACTGCGACAATGCCTGAACCGAATACTTCAAGATATTCTTTGTTTATACTCTTATTGCCATTGCTGAAATAACTTACAGAAGCGGTACTGCCATTTTCAAATTGAAGATTAAAGCAAACTGTATCGTTTAGTTTTTGTGCATCATTCAATGCAACAGCACTGATAGTTGTAAGTTTTGAACCGGCAAGAAACATACATAAATCAATAAAGTGACAGGCTTCACCAACAATACGCCCACCACCTACTTTTAAGTCGTGCACCCAATGATCAGCTGGGATTACACCTGCATTGATTCTGTAATTGATAGCAATTGGATTGGAGGAAGAGAAAGTTTTTTTAATAGTTTGAATCATTGGAGCAAACCTACGGTTAAAGCCAACCATTACCCTGCAGTTATGCTTGGTAAATTCATGTTGTATCTGCACCAATTCTTCCTCTGTTAAGCAAAGAGGTTTTTCAACAAACACATTTTTTCCTGATTGTAATGCCTGCATAACATATCCTGCATGCGTTTCGTGACGCGTAGCAATAAAAACAGTGTTAATGTCTTTGTTGCTGAAAATATCCTGAGCATTACCTGATGCAAAAGCAAATTGATTTTTATCGGCAATATTTCGTGCATTATTGGGACGGGCTGTAACAATGCCACTGAGTTTAGCAGGAGTATTTTTTAATGCCGGTAATAAAAAATTTTGTCCGAAAGAGCCAGCACCAATCATACCGGCAACCACATCACTCTGGGTATAAGAAGGATTGGAGAGATTTACTTTTTGTTGCAATGGTTTATTGATATCATACTTTAAAATCATTCCAACAAAAGGCTCAGTTTTGTTCATGATAAGGTCGTATGCTGCCGGGGCTTCTTTAAAATCAAATGTATGAGTAAGCAGATTGGTCAGATTGATTTTTCCTGTTGCAATTAAATCAACAAAAGCAGCCATATTCCGGTTCTCAGTCCAGCGAACATATCCGTAGGGATAATCTATACCCCCTTCTTCATATTCTGTATCATAACGTCCCGGACCATAGGAGCAACTCATGCGCAAGTCTAATTCTTTTTTAAAATAGTTAGGTCGTTTAAAACCTGTTGGCACTGCACCAACAATAACCACTTTTCCTTTTTTACGACATAAGGCTCCTGCCAGATCTACCGGATCAAGTGAATCTGTACCGGCAGTGATTATTACTGCGTCAGTGCCGTAGCCGTTAGTAATGTTATTAATAGAGCTTTCAAGGTCTTCACTGTTTCTGGTAAATGCTGCATCAATATCAGTATGCAAAGCAAGGTCAACCATGCGCTGGTCAATATCAATACCGATAGTTTTTATGCCACCGGCTTTCAGCATTTGAACCGTTAGTTGGCCTACCAAACCAAGTCCTATAACCACACAGTTTTCGCCCAAACGAAGATCAGCTTGTCTGATTCCCTGAAGTGCAATAGCCCCTAATGTTGTAAAGCATGCATGTTGAAGTGCAATTTTATCGTTTAGTTTAACACAAAGATTTACAGGCACGGCAATCACTTCTGCATGTACAGCACTATTGCCGCCACAAGCAACTAAATCACCAACTCTGAATTCAGTAACATCTGGTGCAACAGCAATAATTTCGCCTGCTGTACTGTAGCCTAATGATGATGGTGCATCTAATTTATTCATCACCATTTTATAGGTGTTTAATATGCCAAATGTTTTTGCCGCATCAATCACTTTTTTAACTTCTTCTTTTCTGGCTCTGGCTTTACCGATATAACTCAGACGAGCATCTTTTACGGTTTTGCCTTCTGTGCCAGCACTAATAAGTGAATAATGATTGCGTACCAAAACCTGTCCTGATGATAGTACAGGAAAAGGCACTTCAAGTAACTGCATTTTTCCATCTTTCAAATTTTGAGTTAACTGTTCCATTTTTTGCAGTTTAGATTGTTTATGAAGAATAATTTTGATCGAACCACTTTCTGAATGCTATCAATCCCTCTTCTAAAGTTGTAGCAGGACTGTAGTTGAGTAATTCTTTTGCTTTGGCAATATCGGCAAATGTATGAGGTACATCACCTGGTTGGTCAGGTAGTTTTTCGAGAATTGCTTTTTTGCCGGCTTCTTTCTCGATAGCTGTAATTAGCATATTCAGATTTATGGTTCTGTTATTACCAAGATTTATGATTTCATAATTGCTTTTATCGTAATGCATGGCTGCAATAATGCCATTCACAATGTCGCCTACAAAGGTGTAGTCGCGACTTGTTTCGCCATTCCCAAAGAATGGAATTGGTTTACTCTGACGAATCAACTTAAAAAATTTATGTATGGCTAAGTCAGGTCGTTGACGTGGGCCAAACACTGTGAAGAAACGGAGGGAGATAAACCTGATGCCGTATAAATGAGAGTAGGTATGCCCGGCAAGTTCACATGAAACTTTTGTTGATGCATAAGGAGAGATAGGTTTTAATACAAAATCGTTTTCACTCCATGGTGTGTTTGGGTTGATTCCATAAACACTACTGCTGCCGGCAAAAACAAATTGTTTGATATTTTTTTCTTTTGCCTTCTCTAAAAGGTTAACAGTTCCTTTGATATTTACATCCTCATAAAGCAAGGGGTTTTCAATACTTGGTCTCACTCCGGCTCGTGCTGCAAGATGCACTATAATATCAAATGGTTGTTGAAATATTTTATCAATAAAAGCAGTGTCACGAATATCACCTTCAAGTAAAAAAAAGTTTTTATTTTTTAAAGCTTCCGAAATATTGTTTCTTTTTATGGTAGGATCATAAAAATCGTCAAACACATCAAGGCAATGAACTTCGTAAAGGCCATTAGCCAATAGGGCATCGCATAAATTGCTGCCAATAAACCCTGCTCCTCCGGTTACTAATACTTTTTTCAATTTAATAAAATTTAATTCTCTATTACACTTCTGAATGCATGACCCATCCGTTCAACCATTTTTTCTTCTGTCAGATTTTCCAGGTAGATACGTCTGCTTTCTGCTCCCATTTTGTTTCTCAAATCTTTATCGTTTGCCAAAATAATTATTTTTTCGGCTAACTGATTAATATTTTTCTTTTCTACCAGATAACCATTCTTGCCGTCATGTACACTTTCGGAGATTGCTGCATGGTCTGTAGAAATTACAGGCAGTCCGGCAGCCATAGCTTCAACGGTAACCCATGGATGACCTTCGTTTCGATAGTATGTTGGAAAAACAAAAATATCAGCTTCGTTCAGAATGCTGAATTTCTTATCACCTTTCACAGGTCCATGATTTATAACAGGAAGTTCAGGATGCTGTTGTAAAAAATTTTCAAAATCGGTTTTTACATCTGCTTCACGCCATTCTCCGGCAAACACAAATTCTACATTTTTATTTTTTTCAAAAACTAATGGTGCTGCATACAATGCTTCTAAAACACCTTTGGTGCGCACATAGTTCCCTAAAAATAGTACTTTAACTTTACTGTTGTTTCGCTCATTGTAGTTAACCGGAAAATTACCACCATTGGGAATAACAAAAATTTTTTCATCCGGAACAATCCAGTTAAATAATTTACGAAGGTTATTGCCAAGCACAATCTGACCGTTTACTTTTTTGTGTACAAAACGAATAAAAGCTTTCATTGTTTTTCCACTTTCATTATACCAGTTCAGAAAATATCCACCACGAAGGTGTGTAAGCACTTTAATGCCAAAAAGCTTTGCGATGAGAATATAACCTGCATCGCGTGTGTAGCCTACGTTGGTTTGCCCTGCCGGAACATATACAAGATTTGGACGATAGCGAATACAATACCAGAACAATTGAAAATATTGTTTAAAGGCCAGATAAAAATTT encodes:
- a CDS encoding glycosyltransferase family 4 protein; the encoded protein is MSDKKYTVVFLGKLPPPYIGPSVACEIILNSKLKDEFNLIHLDLSDKRDINTLAKLDFTNFYLAFKQYFQLFWYCIRYRPNLVYVPAGQTNVGYTRDAGYILIAKLFGIKVLTHLRGGYFLNWYNESGKTMKAFIRFVHKKVNGQIVLGNNLRKLFNWIVPDEKIFVIPNGGNFPVNYNERNNSKVKVLFLGNYVRTKGVLEALYAAPLVFEKNKNVEFVFAGEWREADVKTDFENFLQQHPELPVINHGPVKGDKKFSILNEADIFVFPTYYRNEGHPWVTVEAMAAGLPVISTDHAAISESVHDGKNGYLVEKKNINQLAEKIIILANDKDLRNKMGAESRRIYLENLTEEKMVERMGHAFRSVIEN
- the lpxD gene encoding UDP-3-O-(3-hydroxymyristoyl)glucosamine N-acyltransferase is translated as MKFTAKQIADLLKGTIEGNHNAEVNALSKIEEGKPGTLSFLSNPKYAPYIYDTKASVVIVNKDFVAENAISATLIRVEDAYKSFASLLEIYNQIVNDKQGVESPSYIDASATVGEQGYIGAFAYIGKNAVIGKNVKIYPHCYIGDHVIIGDNTTLFPGVSVYSFCQIGSHVNIHSGVIIGADGFGFAPNENNNYKKVPQIGNVVIHDHVEIGAGTTIDRATLGSTVIHKGVKLDNLIQIAHNVEIGENTVIAAQTGIAGSTKIGKNCMIGGQVGIIGHLTIADGVKIAAQSGIGTSITSPNEIVQGSPAFNISDYKRTYVVFKKLPQIERKINELEKKTGSLNPAENKS
- a CDS encoding GDP-mannose 4,6-dehydratase yields the protein MKKVLVTGGAGFIGSNLCDALLANGLYEVHCLDVFDDFYDPTIKRNNISEALKNKNFFLLEGDIRDTAFIDKIFQQPFDIIVHLAARAGVRPSIENPLLYEDVNIKGTVNLLEKAKEKNIKQFVFAGSSSVYGINPNTPWSENDFVLKPISPYASTKVSCELAGHTYSHLYGIRFISLRFFTVFGPRQRPDLAIHKFFKLIRQSKPIPFFGNGETSRDYTFVGDIVNGIIAAMHYDKSNYEIINLGNNRTINLNMLITAIEKEAGKKAILEKLPDQPGDVPHTFADIAKAKELLNYSPATTLEEGLIAFRKWFDQNYSS
- the lpxA gene encoding acyl-ACP--UDP-N-acetylglucosamine O-acyltransferase; translated protein: MISPLAVVSPKAKIGNNVTIEPFTMIYDDVVIGDNTWIASNVTIYDGARIGNNCRIFPGAVISAIPQDLKYKGEQTTAEIGDNTTIREFVTMNKGTTDKMKTTLGSNCLVMAYAHIAHDCQLGNNIIMANNVTLAGHVLIDDWAILEGLVAVQQFVHIGSHSFIAGGSLVRKNVPPFTKAAREPLSYIGINNIGLRRRGFSNEDINQIQDIYRILFVQNSNIKKALTEIEKEIPESTLRGQIVEFIHNSPKGLMRGFTPSDSDDE
- a CDS encoding bifunctional UDP-3-O-[3-hydroxymyristoyl] N-acetylglucosamine deacetylase/3-hydroxyacyl-ACP dehydratase, with the translated sequence MSVKQVTLKEEITVEGPGLHTGINARLTLKPAPENHGYKFKRTDVSGQPVIDADVDNVVDTSRGTTLSANGVKVSTTEHVLAALVGMEIDNVLIEIDGPEVPILDGSAFPFVDAIQKAGLREQEATRSYFVITENLTYEEPARNVEMLAVPSPDYRITVMVDYNSPVLGTQHAQMHKITEFKDEISKCRTFVFLHELEMLLKHDLIKGGDLNNAIVIVDREIKQDKLDELATLFKKPKVEIKHKGILNNIELHFQNEPARHKLLDIVGDFALLGVHLKGHILAARPGHAANVAFAKQFKEIIRKDKSRLKAPIIDPNKPALFDINRIESFLPHRFPFLMIDKITELTETGVVGVKNVTANEWFFQGHFPGNPVMPGVLLIEAMAQTGGILVLNTVPDPGNYWTYFLKIESARFKNMVKPGDTVVFKLDLISPIRRGLCHMGGQAFVGDKVVMEAEMMAQIVKKS
- a CDS encoding delta-aminolevulinic acid dehydratase; this encodes MDASTTIEAATSRLRKYIESHHYKGYDPYDALKSPLFKLPLLNKNKLMRFGAQQLVKRSPFNLRSILFVPKGLNPVTLGLCIQAYAQLININPQEKNILNQNISKLIDELEKLIPKGFHGACWGYDFDWEARYANIPAYQPTVVATGIITNALFIAYKQTGNQKAFQLCKSAADFVMKDLNRTADADGLFCFSYSPFDNQVVFNASMKGTRLLAQVYSETKDETIKMAAAESVAFVMKHQRADGAWIYSTSDAGTWIDNYHTGYVLDCLHEYILHCEDKTYDKNLEAGKKFYTNNFFLEGRIPKFYNNNVFPVDCTAAAQSLLTLTRFNEHTLSIKVAEYMIENMQHPKGYFYFRKYKNHTEKTSFMRWSNAWMFAGLTAVLQSQNAKRQ
- a CDS encoding bi-domain-containing oxidoreductase; the encoded protein is MEQLTQNLKDGKMQLLEVPFPVLSSGQVLVRNHYSLISAGTEGKTVKDARLSYIGKARARKEEVKKVIDAAKTFGILNTYKMVMNKLDAPSSLGYSTAGEIIAVAPDVTEFRVGDLVACGGNSAVHAEVIAVPVNLCVKLNDKIALQHACFTTLGAIALQGIRQADLRLGENCVVIGLGLVGQLTVQMLKAGGIKTIGIDIDQRMVDLALHTDIDAAFTRNSEDLESSINNITNGYGTDAVIITAGTDSLDPVDLAGALCRKKGKVVIVGAVPTGFKRPNYFKKELDLRMSCSYGPGRYDTEYEEGGIDYPYGYVRWTENRNMAAFVDLIATGKINLTNLLTHTFDFKEAPAAYDLIMNKTEPFVGMILKYDINKPLQQKVNLSNPSYTQSDVVAGMIGAGSFGQNFLLPALKNTPAKLSGIVTARPNNARNIADKNQFAFASGNAQDIFSNKDINTVFIATRHETHAGYVMQALQSGKNVFVEKPLCLTEEELVQIQHEFTKHNCRVMVGFNRRFAPMIQTIKKTFSSSNPIAINYRINAGVIPADHWVHDLKVGGGRIVGEACHFIDLCMFLAGSKLTTISAVALNDAQKLNDTVCFNLQFENGSTASVSYFSNGNKSINKEYLEVFGSGIVAVLDDFKTLTVSGKSEKKYTGNQDKGHQNEVKAFVESILQGKPAPIPFEETVLSTLATFRALQSIASNGERIIL
- a CDS encoding ABC transporter ATP-binding protein, with the translated sequence MFTVNLTEAGKKFKQHWIFRKCSASFSSGDVIGITGKNGSGKSTLLQVISGYVSPNEGKIEWNEHDKKIEADSVYRYLSIASPYLMLIEDFTLEEMIRYYFRFKNLKPSFNISSIINESGLETHRNKLLSEFSSGMKQRTKLLLAIASDTPLLLLDEPCTNLDKQNIAWYQQFLKTHSEGRLIFICSNHIDDELFLCNKWLSVEDFKI